The Clostridia bacterium genome contains a region encoding:
- a CDS encoding dipeptide ABC transporter ATP-binding protein: protein MTEPLLEVRDLVKHFPMKKGFIPSRRSATVKAVDGVSFCINRGETLGLVGESGCGKSTTGRLILRLIEPTSGDVCFEGRNILKLSGEGMRELRKDMQIMFQDPYASLNPRMSIGDIIGEPIEVHGLARGKERDRRVQELLEVVGLAPYHLKRYPHEFSGGQRQRIGIARALAVRPKLIVCDEPVSALDVSIQAQVINLLQDLQNDFGLTYLFIAHDLSVVRHISDRIAVMYLGKIVELAPKDELYINPQHPYTEALLSSVPIPDPKHKRQRIILEGDVPSPVKLPSGCRFHTRCRYAQDICSQTDPAVTHIGNEHYVTCHFPSSSRLNRLNSN, encoded by the coding sequence ATGACCGAGCCTCTGCTTGAAGTGAGGGACCTTGTGAAACACTTCCCAATGAAGAAAGGGTTCATACCATCCAGACGATCGGCGACAGTCAAGGCCGTTGATGGGGTCAGTTTCTGCATCAACCGCGGCGAGACTCTCGGACTCGTAGGGGAAAGCGGGTGCGGCAAGTCCACCACAGGCAGGCTGATACTCAGGCTCATTGAGCCCACCTCTGGCGACGTCTGCTTCGAGGGCCGGAACATCCTGAAACTGAGCGGTGAAGGCATGCGGGAGCTCCGCAAGGACATGCAGATAATGTTCCAGGACCCTTATGCGTCGTTGAACCCGCGAATGAGTATTGGCGACATCATAGGGGAACCCATAGAAGTCCACGGGCTGGCCAGGGGAAAGGAGCGGGACAGGCGCGTACAGGAACTCCTTGAAGTGGTGGGGCTTGCGCCATATCATCTGAAGAGGTACCCGCACGAGTTCTCCGGTGGTCAACGGCAAAGGATCGGAATAGCAAGGGCACTCGCAGTCAGGCCCAAACTCATCGTATGCGATGAACCTGTGTCGGCCCTCGATGTGTCGATTCAGGCGCAGGTGATAAACCTCCTCCAGGACTTGCAGAATGATTTCGGGTTGACATACCTGTTCATCGCTCATGACCTCAGTGTGGTCAGGCACATAAGCGACAGAATAGCCGTGATGTACCTAGGGAAGATCGTCGAGCTTGCACCGAAGGACGAACTTTACATCAACCCACAGCACCCTTACACTGAAGCGCTTCTGTCTTCAGTCCCAATCCCCGACCCCAAGCACAAGAGGCAACGCATCATCCTTGAGGGCGACGTGCCAAGCCCCGTGAAACTGCCCAGTGGCTGCAGGTTTCACACAAGGTGCCGATATGCTCAGGATATCTGCTCGCAGACTGATCCAGCCGTAACCCACATAGGCAACGAGCACTACGTGACATGTCATTTTCCAAGTTCTTCACGGCTCAACCGGCTCAATTCGAACTAG
- a CDS encoding ABC transporter ATP-binding protein, with product MEVRDLRTHFVSEDGVVPAVDGISLSVDRGQTLGIVGESGCGKSVTSLSVMRLIPNPPGRIVGGEILFKGEDLLKKSEAEMMHIRGNEISMIFQEPMTSLNPVFTVGDQIMETITLHQRLRRKEARDKTIELLRLVGIPSPEKRVDDFPHQMSGGMRQRIMIAMALSCNPTLLIADEPTTALDVTIQAQILELMSELRERFGTAIMLITHDLGVIAETVDEVVVMYAGRIVERANVGSIFEKPAHPYTVGLLGSIPKLNERSERLQVIKGVVPSPFNMPKGCRFHPRCNWAQPICREQEPPLVDIKDDHEVRCWNAVERGSELN from the coding sequence TTGGAGGTGCGCGACCTCAGAACTCACTTTGTCTCCGAAGATGGAGTAGTGCCTGCAGTGGATGGGATCAGTCTCTCGGTCGACAGGGGTCAGACCCTGGGCATCGTTGGCGAGAGCGGATGCGGCAAGAGTGTCACATCTCTTTCAGTGATGAGGCTCATTCCGAACCCGCCAGGAAGGATTGTGGGCGGCGAGATACTCTTCAAGGGCGAGGATCTGCTCAAGAAGAGCGAAGCCGAGATGATGCACATCAGAGGCAACGAGATATCCATGATATTTCAAGAGCCCATGACCAGTCTCAATCCGGTGTTCACTGTGGGAGATCAGATCATGGAGACTATCACACTTCACCAAAGGCTGCGGCGAAAGGAAGCTCGGGACAAGACCATCGAGCTTCTACGGCTTGTTGGAATCCCATCTCCTGAGAAGCGTGTTGACGACTTTCCCCACCAAATGAGCGGCGGCATGAGGCAGAGAATAATGATAGCGATGGCGCTCTCATGCAACCCCACACTTCTCATCGCCGATGAGCCCACCACGGCCCTAGACGTAACCATCCAGGCTCAGATCCTCGAACTGATGTCGGAGCTCAGGGAGAGATTTGGCACAGCCATAATGCTCATTACCCATGATCTTGGGGTGATTGCCGAAACCGTAGATGAAGTTGTGGTGATGTATGCAGGCAGGATCGTGGAGAGGGCGAATGTGGGCAGCATATTCGAAAAGCCTGCCCATCCTTACACTGTGGGCCTGTTGGGATCAATCCCGAAGCTGAATGAGAGATCTGAGAGGTTGCAGGTGATCAAGGGCGTTGTGCCAAGCCCATTCAACATGCCCAAAGGCTGCAGGTTCCATCCTCGGTGCAACTGGGCTCAGCCCATATGCAGGGAGCAGGAGCCGCCGCTTGTCGACATCAAGGATGACCATGAAGTAAGGTGCTGGAACGCAGTTGAACGCGGATCTGAGCTGAACTAG
- a CDS encoding ATP-binding cassette domain-containing protein, with the protein MNTSEINVSALELFHVSKVKPVLLGNAVTELDVIHDVTITVSKGEILTLIGPSGSGKSTFLRMLNRLEDPSSGQIRLFGEDIAGIDLRDLRRRVGMVSQTPALLAGSVASNVSYGPRLRGLPCDLGRYLDMVGLERGLLDRPASTLSIGQQQRMAIARALANEPEVLLLDEPTSALDQTASRNILDLICTLNRELGLTAVMVTHIMDHARAVATSVVLLVGGAVVEVGRAAEFFSGPSTEIGRRFLRGELVADER; encoded by the coding sequence ATGAATACCTCGGAAATCAATGTTTCCGCTCTTGAGCTGTTCCACGTGAGCAAGGTCAAGCCCGTGCTTCTAGGGAATGCCGTGACTGAACTCGATGTGATCCACGATGTGACGATCACAGTCTCAAAGGGTGAGATACTCACTCTAATAGGCCCTTCGGGCTCTGGCAAGTCCACCTTTCTCCGGATGCTGAATCGCCTTGAAGACCCGTCTTCCGGCCAGATACGGCTGTTCGGCGAGGACATCGCAGGCATTGATCTGCGCGACTTGCGTCGCCGGGTGGGGATGGTGTCGCAGACGCCGGCCTTGCTCGCCGGCAGTGTGGCGAGCAATGTATCCTACGGGCCTCGCTTGAGGGGGCTGCCATGTGACCTGGGGCGCTACCTCGACATGGTTGGCCTTGAGCGTGGTCTGTTGGATCGCCCAGCGTCGACCCTTTCCATAGGGCAACAGCAGAGGATGGCCATAGCTCGGGCGCTTGCGAACGAGCCCGAGGTCCTGCTGCTCGATGAACCCACGTCAGCGCTGGACCAGACGGCATCGAGGAACATTCTCGACCTGATATGCACGCTCAACAGGGAACTGGGTCTCACAGCGGTGATGGTCACCCACATCATGGACCACGCTCGTGCGGTGGCTACGTCAGTTGTGCTCTTGGTGGGTGGGGCCGTGGTGGAGGTGGGGCGAGCCGCCGAGTTCTTCTCTGGCCCATCCACAGAGATCGGGCGAAGGTTCCTAAGAGGGGAGTTGGTCGCCGATGAGCGGTAG
- the fetB gene encoding iron export ABC transporter permease subunit FetB — MSGSTYIHISDVDLLIALLFIAITAIVSYWQGLGLERDIAVGTVRTFVQLLAVGFVLQQVFDASRWYWVVLILAVMTTIAGYNAMTRQAGARQGLFAIMTSAIGLGGAVTIVLVIGVVLRVRPWYQPQYVIPIAGMIIGNSMTGAALVVNRLHSELVLRRNEVEAALALGAPVKEAAANALREALRAAMMPTVNSMMTVGLVQLPGMMTGQIISGANPAEAVRYQVVVMLMIAAATAMTAMIAAFQALGVFFTPAQQISPRLELGKHWDSYMRVKGGAPRA, encoded by the coding sequence ATGAGCGGTAGCACGTACATCCACATATCCGACGTCGACCTGCTGATCGCTCTCCTTTTCATCGCTATCACAGCCATAGTCTCCTACTGGCAAGGCCTTGGTCTCGAGCGGGACATCGCAGTCGGGACTGTGCGCACCTTCGTGCAGCTCCTTGCGGTCGGGTTCGTGCTGCAGCAGGTATTCGACGCGTCCCGGTGGTACTGGGTGGTCCTGATCCTGGCGGTCATGACGACTATTGCAGGCTACAACGCCATGACACGACAGGCAGGGGCGAGGCAGGGCTTGTTCGCGATAATGACAAGCGCCATAGGGTTAGGTGGCGCAGTGACGATTGTGCTTGTCATCGGTGTGGTGCTCCGGGTGCGCCCATGGTATCAGCCGCAGTACGTGATCCCAATTGCAGGGATGATAATCGGGAACTCAATGACCGGCGCGGCGCTCGTAGTCAACAGACTCCATTCTGAGCTCGTGCTGCGCCGAAACGAGGTGGAGGCGGCACTGGCCCTCGGCGCTCCCGTGAAGGAGGCCGCCGCAAACGCACTCCGCGAGGCCCTGAGGGCGGCGATGATGCCTACAGTGAACTCAATGATGACCGTTGGGCTGGTGCAGCTCCCTGGCATGATGACAGGCCAGATCATATCCGGCGCGAACCCGGCGGAGGCCGTGCGATACCAGGTAGTCGTGATGCTCATGATAGCCGCCGCCACGGCGATGACTGCAATGATCGCAGCATTCCAGGCACTGGGGGTGTTCTTCACACCTGCGCAGCAGATATCGCCAAGGCTGGAGCTGGGGAAGCACTGGGATTCCTACATGCGTGTAAAGGGCGGGGCGCCGAGAGCATGA